The genomic stretch gtatacaaaaatatataacaaaaaaaaatcacaaagcatgtggacaaatagggttccgcctAAGCACGCAGCCGCAGCGAGCTGTGacgctggttttcagggggaccatgtttgctcacagacgtgtttgcgactgcTTACTGACCCTATAGTCGGTACCTCGCGGTTAAAGGCGACGTTGATTGCTGATGTAAGTGACGGCGCGTGTCCCCAGATGGCCTACATGGAGGCGCTGCCCTACCTGCTGTTCGGCGCCATGGCGGCCGCGGCCGGCCTGCTCATGCTGCTCACGCCGGAGACGCTGCACGCGCGCCTGCCCGACACCGTGCGCCAGGCCGAGGCCATCGCGGCGCCGCGCTCGCGCACCACCGACGTCATCGTGGACTAGACCGACCGGATATCTCATCATCCTCTTCACTGGACCGGTTTCCGTATTCCCGCAGTCTTCGCTTGTTGTGTAAATAAATCCTCCGCTGAACCTGTTCCATCCAGAAGCCAAGCTTGTCACGCAGCTTGTCCGGTACTGCGTGAATCATACTGGGCATTGCAGGAAGaattcttaattatattttttcaccagTTTTCGTGCTTCATGTTAAAACAGTTACCTAAACTACGATAAGTAACTACCTAATATAAGCTTAAGCGAACGGCACATTAGACTTAACATTGTATAAAACAGTATGAAGCCAAGTACACTGACAAAGGTTGGGGCTACCTCGTGCTAGACGCTGCTGACACCATTTAGTGAACCTTGTTAGCAAATGCGTGCCACTCGAGCAGCGAATTCAAATTATTCATGCTTTGTATGCGAATTAAATACTAACCACTCAGAAGAGTTCGTAACTCAGTCAAAAATATCATGATGCGGGTCACGTATTCGACTGTCAACTTACATGTGGTCCGAAAACACACCATCGAATTTCATTGAGAATACACACTAGACACAGAGTCTTATCCGAGGTCACACTAGCACTTATCAATGAAAGAAGATTAAACATGAATAAAGAGAACCAAAATATCGGGCAGCTCAACAAGAGGGTGAGGAAATCTATAAGACTCGATCTACGGAGATATAGCCGAAATACCATCATTGATACAATCAAAGAAAATAGAGGTCTAAAAGTGTTCCAAAGGAAATTAAATACTGGTAGCGGCCAAATATACAGTTTGCTGAGACCCGATGGATCTAAAACAGAAGATAGGGATGAAATCTTGAGAACCGTAGAGAACTTTTATACAGATCTCTACAGTACTATAACATCAGAACCGAAGACCTACAGAGGAAGAGATCCCAGGGCAAAACTAGTAAGACGTAGGACTGAAGATCTCCCGGATATAAGGCTGTACGAAATAAGTAACGCACTGAAGCACATGAAAAACGAAAAGTCATCCGGGCAAGACCAAATCCCGATTGAACTGGTAAAATGTGGTGGTAAACCTGTTCGTAAGCGTCTACAACTTAtgtttactaaaataatacacGAAGGTGTAACGCCCAAATCGTGGAAAAACGCTGTTATAACGCTAATCCACAAAAAGGGGGACAAATCCAACCTAGCTAATTACCGACCTATTTCAATCTTAGACcacatatataaattatttacgaaAGTGCTAACAATAAGACTCACACAGCGCCTGGACTTTGAACAACCAGTCGAACAGGCTGGCTTTCGATCAAATTTCTCAACCATAGATCATATCTTACGATCCgtcagcttatagaaaagtgtGGGAAATACAACCGTCCTCTCTACCTCACTTTTATAGACTTCGAGAAGGCATTTGATTCCGTAGAGCACTGGGCAATATTTCATGCCTTACAACGTTGTTAAGTGGACGACAGATATGTCCAAATAATTAGAGAAATTTACAGCGGTGCTACCCTACAGGTTAAATTACACGAACTGATAAACCAAATAAAGATCCTTAGGGGGGTTCGCCATGGCGACACAATTTCACCAAAGCTATTCTCTGCAGCGCTGGAAAATATCTTTCGCCTTTTAGACTGGTCTTCGAAAGGCATTAACGTCAATGGCAAAATACTGTCTCATCTGAGGTTCACTGATGACAGTGTTCTTAAAGCAGAAAGCTTAAAACACCTACAGGCGATGATGGAAGAGCTACATACAGTGTGCACAGCCGTAAGACTTAAAATGAACATGAACGAAAGTAATGTGTCGGGATAACATTGCCCATATTACTGTCCACGGCTGCCAGGTAAAGTGTGTTTCCGAATATGTCTACCTCGGACAAACAATAACCTTAAGCAAGGAGGGACAGGAAAAAGAGATTAGCCGACGCATCCAACTCGGGTGGGTAGCCTTTTGGAACTCTCAGACGTCCTTAAGGGAGACATTCCTTTATGTTTAAAGCGCAAAGTGTTCGACCAATGTGTCCTACCCACTACGACATATGGAGCAGAGACATGGACCCTTACAAAGAAGGTGGTGCACCGGCTCAAAGtggctcagcgggcaatggaaagagcgatgttaggtttgtctctattagataagattcccaacgtagagatcagaaaccgaactggaatcactgacatcgttcaaagagcagcggccctgaaatggaactgggcgggtcacatatgtCGAAGGGAGGACGGGCGATGGAGCCGAATGATTTtggattggcaaccgcgcactggacacagaagcattggccgaccaccagctcgatggagagatgatattgtaaaggcactagggaagaactggatgcagctaaccagcaatagaccgaggTGGCGTGcgaatgaagaggccttagtccagcagtggactgagataggctgatgatgatgacacatgATAGTTACTGTGCTACTTTTCTGTGGTCTATAAAATATACTGAAATGATTGTCGCAGGTTATCTGCAATTAAATGCGTGTCGAAGTGACCAGTCCTCGTGAGCGAATATAGTCGACCAAATATATTTACGttaaacatttatgtacatTCTGCAAACTAGTCTTAAAagagtttgaatattttagtatagaGCCAAGTTTACCTACTGTCCGCCATTTTATTGTTTCGATGAGCTATCTAAGTTATTCTGCACCGCCGCTCAAACCTTTCCTGTACAAGTCTAGATCATGAAGACATAAAGCTTAAGTCAATATAATTCGCTTTATAAAGCTTTTTACAGAGTATGATTGATTTTATTGCCACTTTTTCCACCACCTATCTTGAGATTTTCATTGTGAAAGCcgttaaacattatatttttagttatttactgAAGGCGCCAGTAAATAGGACATTTTTTTGTTGcctaccattaaaaaaaaagacaaaatggCGAACGAGTAGGTTAGACAAAATATTCAAAGTCCTTAGTGTTAAGTTAATTTAagataatttgtaaaataagttatttcatGTACCAATAGTAAACAATGTACATTACGTAATAACACACAAATAATTCAGTTTTATTCACGCGTGTTAACAAGTGTGTAACAGTTCATTAAGCAACGTGTAAGTTCGAGaagagtaggtataataaattcGACGTGTCAAACATTGTGCTAAAACCCTTGCAAGATGTTTAATCCAAATTACTTTCTACTCGGGCTCAAAAGTCGTCGGACGTACACCGCAACCAAAAGGCGCggtataaaagaaaattatttgtgGATTAGGAGTAGGTTCCTCAGTGTTAACTTTGTCGGTATAGTTatgtaattattactttatatctCTGTCATATATGTCTGTTACAtatgtacagtggcgtgcatagagggtatgcacagggtatgcagatcatataaaatgaagaaaatctccggtacgagttgtagaaaacttaagtataggcattgtaagagttataaaaagcctaccctcaagtatttataacttgttctggagattttcttcattttataccatctgcataccctgtgcataccctctatgcacgccactgcatatgtATATAGGTTTActtgttagtttttatttctgATGAGGAATAAAGGGAGAAAAATGATAACATGAT from Pararge aegeria chromosome 15, ilParAegt1.1, whole genome shotgun sequence encodes the following:
- the LOC120630160 gene encoding uncharacterized protein LOC120630160, with translation MNKENQNIGQLNKRVRKSIRLDLRRYSRNTIIDTIKENRGLKVFQRKLNTGSGQIYSLLRPDGSKTEDRDEILRTVENFYTDLYSTITSEPKTYRGRDPRAKLVRRRTEDLPDIRLYEISNALKHMKNEKSSGQDQIPIELVKCGGKPVHWSSKGINVNGKILSHLRFTDDSVLKAESLKHLQAMMEELHTVCTAVRLKMNMNESNVSG